A region from the Nocardioides exalbidus genome encodes:
- a CDS encoding type Z 30S ribosomal protein S14 has protein sequence MAKTSLKVKAARKPKFAVRGYTRCQRCGRPKSVYRKFGLCRICLREMAHRGELPGVTKSSW, from the coding sequence ATGGCGAAGACTTCCCTCAAGGTCAAGGCCGCTCGCAAGCCGAAGTTCGCTGTCCGCGGCTACACCCGCTGCCAGCGCTGCGGCCGCCCGAAGTCCGTCTACCGCAAGTTCGGCCTCTGCCGTATCTGCCTGCGCGAGATGGCCCACCGCGGCGAGCTCCCCGGCGTGACCAAGTCCTCCTGGTAA